The sequence below is a genomic window from Nicotiana tomentosiformis chromosome 6, ASM39032v3, whole genome shotgun sequence.
TTtaatagttgataattggcttatctaatgggttgggttaggtgccatcacgactagttggattttggatcgtgacacatgCCAACAGATCCACTAATGCAAGATCAATGGAGGTGGTGCAATGACATGGTCATTTCTTGGTTGCTTAACTCGCTCAGCAAGGACATTGCAAAGAGTGTTATTTACTCTCAGACGGCTGAAGAGTCGTGGAATGAGCTAGAGCAGCGTTATGGACAATCTGACGGGACTAAGTTGTTCCAGTTACAAAGAGAGCTAAACAACATCAACCAAGAAACTAATGATGTGGCAAGGTATTTCACTAAGCTGAAGAGAATCTGGGATCAAATGAAGGTCCTAAATACTTTTATGACTTGCAACTGTGATTGCAAATATGGTGCAAAGTCACACAACGACAAGATGAATGAGGACCAAAAGCTAATACAATTTCTGATGGGGCTGAATGATGTTTACAGTGGAGTAAGAGGTAATATCTTGATGATGAAACCACTCCCCACAACTGCACAAGCTTACTCAATCATCTTGCAAGAGGAAACTCAAAGGGAGATACACTTGGGTATTCATGTCTCCATTGAATCTGATGCTTTTATGTTGAGTGGACAGAGATGAAATGGACAAAGGAGTAACATAGAGAACAAAGGAGGAAATCAGCTTTCTAACTCTGATCTGAGGAAAAATGAGTTGTACTGCAGATATTGCAAAAAGACAGGATATATTAAAGAAAAATGCTACAAGTTGGTTGGTTATCCAGAACATTTCAAGATAAGAAAACAAAGGAAAGAGGGCTATGGAAACCATCAAGCTAATGCAGTAAATGCCGAAGAAGGAGATAGTGCAGGTACTGGAGAAAATGCAGTGCTAACTTCAGTCAACAGTCAAGGGTTTACCAAAGAACAATGTGAAAAATAAACCAAATATTTCGGACAGTGCAAGGATCCAGTGGATCAACCTCAAATTCTGAGCCTGGTGTTAGTGCTAACCTTGATGGTACAGATTTTGTTCTACACATTTTTACCTCTTTCTTTTCCAATCTTTTTCATAATACTTGGATTATTGACTCGGATGCAACACAACACATGGCATATGATAGGAACCTGCTTCATAACATAAAGAAACTTTCAAATCCCATCTTTGTTAATTTACCTAATTCATACAAAGTAAAGGTTACCATAGTAGGAAGTTTATTCTTAAACTAAGATCTTGAGATCCATAATGTGCTTGTTGTCCCTACATTCAAACATAATTTATTGTCAGTATATTAACTATGCAAGCAAGTTAATTGTATTCTGATATTTACTAAGCATGGGTGTTTTAAACATGCCCCTTCAATGAAGAGGCATCAGCTTTTTGGTGAAGCAACAACAGGTCTTTATATGCTGAAAGATAACACTTCCCAAGCCCTTTCCAAGCTTTATGTTCAAGTTTCTCCAATTTTCAGTCAATTACCTAAGTGCAATGCCACAGAGTCTTGTTCTTTTGTGTCCAAGTCTGCTTGTTCTAAATCTTTGAGTCATGTTTGTTTTGAGTTTTTAAGTCCTGTTTGTCATGAAAATTTGAATGAAAGAACCAATGAAATTATTCCTATTTGCAATGTTTCTACTCTTGAAAGACTTTGGAACAATAGATTGGGATATCTACCTTATCATGCAATGAATAACATTACTGAAATTCCTATTACTTTCAGAGAACTTAAAGATTTTCCTTGTGAAGTCTGCCCCATGGCAAGACAATCTAAACTACCTTTTCCAACCAGCACTATTAAATCCAAGAAATATTTTGACTTGATTCACATTGATACATGGGGACCTTACAATACTCCAACATATAAAGGAGAAAAGTATTTTCTTACTATAGTGGATGATCTTTCTAGAAGTATCTGGACTTATCTCCTTTACACAAAATCAAATGCCTTTCCTATTTTGAAGTCCTTTTTTGCCCTTATTGAAAGATAATTTTCTGCCAAAGTGAAAGTAATAAGATCAGATAATGCTTATGAATTAAGAACATGGAACATGCCTAAAGATTATTTTTGTTCTCAAAGAATAATTCATCAAACCACTTGCATTGCAactccacaacagaatggagtggttgAATGCAAACATAGACACTTGCTTGAGACTTGTAGAGCTTTATTATTTCAGTCACATGCCCCAAAAAAATTCTGGGGGGACTGCCTTCTTACTACAATACATTTGATTAATAGGTTTCCTTCTAAAGTTCTTCAAAACAGGTCTCCTTATCAAGTAGTCTTTGGAAAGCAACCagattattcttatttgaagcctTTTGGATATTTGTGTTTTATATCTACACTTTCTAGAAATAGGGACAAGCTAGATCCCAGGGCTTTACCAGGTATATTTTTAGGTTATCCCTATGGTAAGAAGGGATACAAAGTTCTTAGTTTGCAATCAAATCAAATATTCATTTCAAGAGAtgtgaaattcattgaaaatatcTTCCCTTTTTCATATTCAAAACCTATATCACAATTGTTTCCTGCTTGTTTTCCTTCATCTACTGATTCAGCATATCAGCCTCTGATAATTCAAGGAAAATCTACTTCACCTGAACCCTCATCACTCAAAGACACTACATCTCAATCACATGAACTACCAACCACTTTAAATCAATCCCCTGAAGTTTCTTATGATATAAGTTTTAGTCCAAATCATTACTCTAGGTCTCCTGAACTTTCCCCTACTCTTGATGAAGTGTTATCTACAGCAGAAGAACTGGTTTTGCGCAGATCTGATAGAATACATAATGCACCTAAGTATTTATCAGATTACATATGCAACTTTGCTTACTCTGTGATTTCTCCTAACCCCCCTTTTTCTTCCTATTCACTCATTTTTTTCTCTGCTTTAACACAACAAAATAAAGATATAGTTAATTCTATATGTCAGATTGTAGAGCCTACTTCTTACCAACAAGCAATGAAGCACCCGGGTTGGCAGGATGCCATAGAAAAAGAATTTGCAGCACTTGATTCCAATCACACCTGGGATGTGGTAAAGCTGCCTCAAGGAAGAAAAGCTTTGCTCTGCAAATGGGTGTACAAAGTTAAGTTAAAGTCATATGGATCCTTGGAAATATGAAAAGGCTCGATTAGTTATAAGAGGAGATATACAACGAGAAGGAATTGATTATACCGAGACCTTTTTTCCAATGGTAAAGATGACCACAATTCGATGTCTTTTAAGCATAGCAGTTAAGAGGAATTGGATTTTACACCAACTCGACATCAATAATGCCTTTCTACATGGCAATCTGGACAAAGAGGTTTACATGAAATTTCCTTCTAGTCTGGCAGCTCCCCCTTCACACGTGTGTCGATTTCGTAAATCACTATATGGACTTAAACAGGCATCACGCCAATGTTATGCTAAATTATCTTCTGCTTTAGGGAATAGAGGATACACTTCATCTTTGAATGATTACTCTCTCTTTTTTAAGACTTCTGGGAATCTCATCACTATTTTGGCCATCTATGTCGACGGCATCTTAATAACTGGGAacaatcaagaagatattgatgAAACCAAATATTTTCTTGATACCGAATTTAGAATAAAAGACTTGGGAGAAGCTCACTACTTCTTGGGTTTGGAGCTTCTTCGAGAATCTGGAGGATTAGTCATCACTCAACGAAAATTTGCTCTAAAACTTCTCTCTGTGTTCGATTGTTTAGAAGAACGATCAGCCTCAAGCACGTTGGATCCAACTATCAAAATTTTAACTAATTGCGGCACTCCTTTGAAAGATCCTACAATATATCGGCGGCTCTTaggaaagttaaattttttgatGAATATCAGACCAGATATCTCATTTGATGTTCAAACTCTAAGTCAACATATGCAATCCCCTTGCACTGGGCATTTTCAGGAAGCTCTATATACTCTAAGATATCTAAGTGGAGACCCAGGACTTGGATTATTCATGTCTCCGGATCCCTCTTTTCAGCTCTTGGCCTATTGCGATTCCGATAGGGCATCTTGTTCCGATATACGACGATCTATAAGTGGATTTTTTATAAGTCTTGGAGGTTGTCCGGTGTCATGAAAATCAAAGAAATAACCGATAATCGCCCTTTCTTTGGTAGAAGCAGAATACCGTTCTATGTGTCGGCTTGTTGCAGAAATTAGTTGGATTGTCCGCCTTCTACAAGATCTTTCAACTCCTCCCTCCTTACCTGTGTTGCTTCACTGTGATAATCAATCCGCTATATATATAGCTAAAAATCATGTCTTTAATGAACTAACCAAGCATATAGAGCTTGATTGCAACTTCGTTCGTGAGAAATTGCTAGATGGGTTGATTTCGCTATCCTTCGTTCCTTCTTCTTCCCAAATTGAAGATGTATTCACCAAAGCCCTATCTAGGCCTCTTCCCGATCAATTATAAGCAAGTTGGGAGTCCGATCTACTGGATCCCACTTGAGGGAGGTGTTGCCGGAAAGAAAATCGACGCAACCATTTCACGGTCTTTGGACAAAGTTGTTGGGAAATGTTAGTGCTATTTGTTCGAATGATGTGAAAAATATTTCACGGTCTTTGGACAAAGTTGTTGGGAACTGTTAGTGCTATTTGTT
It includes:
- the LOC138894430 gene encoding uncharacterized protein, whose translation is MPTDPLMQDQWRWCNDMVISWLLNSLSKDIAKSVIYSQTAEESWNELEQRYGQSDGTKLFQLQRELNNINQETNDVARYFTKLKRIWDQMKVLNTFMTCNCDCKYGAKSHNDKMNEDQKLIQFLMGLNDVYSGVRGNILMMKPLPTTAQAYSIILQEETQREIHLGIHVSIESDAFIYCKKTGYIKEKCYKLVGYPEHFKIRKQRKEGYGNHQANAVNAEEGDSAGTGENAVLTSVNSQGFTKEQCEK